A genomic window from Oceanobacillus timonensis includes:
- a CDS encoding bile acid:sodium symporter family protein has translation MKTLEKISALAGKYFAILVIIAAVISFIFPSAFLVFGSFITLLLGVIMFGMGLTLKPVDFKLVVTNPLPVIIGIAAQYLIMPLVAFGIAYLLRLPAELAAGLVLLGSVPGGTASNVMVYLARGNVALSVAMTAFSTMLAPIMTPLLLYLLAGQWLPVNPVAMFLSIVQVIIIPIILGFLVQRFFPVAVEKSIAIVPLISVTAILIIVTAVTAANAPNVASAGALVFAAVFLHNSFGLLLGYIAARLLGLDENDRRAISIEVGMQNSGLGVSLATTHFSPLAALPSVWGAIWHNISGPIIATIWANKSVEKEKDGVNLKKVN, from the coding sequence ATGAAAACACTTGAGAAGATAAGCGCACTAGCCGGTAAATATTTTGCAATTCTCGTCATTATTGCTGCGGTTATTTCGTTTATCTTCCCTTCCGCCTTCCTTGTTTTTGGGAGCTTTATTACGCTTTTGCTCGGCGTGATTATGTTTGGAATGGGACTGACGTTAAAGCCTGTTGATTTCAAGTTAGTCGTTACCAATCCTTTACCGGTAATTATCGGAATAGCCGCACAATACCTAATCATGCCACTTGTTGCTTTTGGTATTGCCTATTTACTGAGATTACCTGCAGAGCTTGCGGCCGGTCTGGTTTTATTAGGTTCCGTTCCAGGGGGCACCGCATCGAATGTGATGGTTTATTTAGCAAGAGGAAACGTTGCACTTTCTGTTGCAATGACTGCTTTTTCAACAATGCTGGCTCCTATTATGACGCCGCTCTTGCTTTACTTGTTAGCCGGTCAATGGCTACCGGTTAATCCAGTGGCTATGTTTCTATCTATTGTCCAAGTTATTATTATTCCAATTATTCTTGGTTTCTTGGTACAGCGATTCTTCCCTGTTGCCGTTGAAAAAAGCATCGCCATTGTCCCATTAATATCAGTAACAGCTATTCTAATCATTGTGACAGCTGTAACAGCAGCAAATGCTCCTAATGTCGCTTCTGCCGGAGCGCTTGTTTTCGCTGCAGTGTTCCTGCATAATAGTTTTGGTTTACTTTTGGGTTATATAGCAGCACGATTACTGGGGCTGGATGAAAATGATCGGCGAGCTATCTCCATAGAAGTAGGAATGCAAAACTCCGGTCTTGGCGTTTCCTTGGCAACGACTCACTTTAGCCCGCTGGCAGCACTTCCAAGTGTCTGGGGTGCCATCTGGCATAATATCTCAGGCCCCATTATTGCAACGATTTGGGCAAATAAGTCTGTCGAAAAAGAAAAAGATGGTGTCAATCTAAAAAAAGTAAACTGA
- a CDS encoding GbsR/MarR family transcriptional regulator, which produces MESYSNNQLLQEIRACENLLTDRIADNMETFGVSSTIGRLLGIIYMNREAMTLDALAGETGMSKTRMSQVMREMISLDIAEKEYVKGSRKDHYNVERDYAQTFISLFTRNWSEVVKRNTNLERRLREQIHHLETYLTEDSPEEVKNRMESLQKELDEWQAYYQWIDGLVTFFESGEIFKHVPIVTPNTKEETHHEK; this is translated from the coding sequence ATGGAATCATATTCAAACAATCAATTGCTTCAGGAAATTCGAGCTTGCGAAAATCTTCTTACAGATCGTATTGCTGATAATATGGAGACCTTTGGTGTGTCGTCTACAATTGGGCGTCTGCTCGGTATTATTTATATGAACCGGGAGGCGATGACATTGGATGCACTTGCTGGCGAAACAGGTATGAGTAAAACCAGGATGAGCCAGGTCATGCGGGAAATGATTTCACTTGATATTGCAGAAAAAGAATATGTGAAAGGAAGCCGTAAAGACCATTACAATGTAGAACGCGATTATGCGCAGACGTTTATATCCTTGTTTACAAGGAATTGGTCGGAAGTCGTAAAGCGTAATACCAATTTAGAACGTCGTTTGAGAGAACAAATCCATCATTTAGAGACATACTTGACGGAAGATTCCCCAGAGGAAGTAAAGAATCGGATGGAAAGTTTACAAAAAGAATTAGATGAATGGCAAGCTTACTATCAATGGATTGATGGTCTTGTGACTTTTTTTGAAAGTGGCGAGATTTTTAAACATGTTCCTATTGTCACCCCAAATACGAAGGAGGAAACGCATCATGAAAAATAA
- a CDS encoding ABC transporter permease: MQTMMDTLSSYGWELLEKTGEHLYISIAAIVLGILVAVPLGILLTRIPSKAADRFISFVGILQTVPSLAILAFLMPFLGVGTIPAIIALFIYSVLPILRNTYTGVMEVNTSLKEAGKGMGMNNFEIIRKVELPLALPVIMSGIRFATVYLIGWATLAAFIGGGGLGDLIFDGLNLYQPELIVLGTVPATILALIASWLLSLLEKGLTPKPLRKTV; the protein is encoded by the coding sequence ATGCAAACAATGATGGATACACTCTCATCTTATGGGTGGGAGTTGCTGGAAAAAACGGGAGAGCATTTGTATATCTCGATCGCCGCTATCGTGTTAGGCATACTCGTTGCTGTCCCGTTAGGAATTTTACTGACCCGGATACCAAGCAAAGCAGCGGATCGGTTTATATCGTTCGTAGGTATACTGCAGACCGTCCCTAGTCTGGCCATTTTAGCTTTTTTAATGCCTTTTCTGGGCGTAGGTACTATCCCTGCGATTATTGCTTTATTTATTTATTCTGTGCTTCCCATACTTAGAAATACGTATACCGGTGTTATGGAAGTAAATACAAGTTTAAAAGAAGCAGGGAAAGGCATGGGTATGAATAATTTTGAGATTATCCGCAAAGTAGAGCTGCCGCTGGCATTACCAGTCATTATGTCAGGCATCCGGTTTGCCACAGTATACTTGATTGGCTGGGCTACCCTGGCAGCATTTATCGGCGGTGGCGGTTTAGGTGACCTTATTTTTGACGGTCTGAACCTGTATCAACCGGAACTCATTGTTCTGGGAACCGTTCCGGCAACGATTTTAGCGTTAATTGCCAGCTGGTTATTATCGCTCCTTGAAAAAGGACTGACACCTAAGCCTTTACGAAAAACGGTATAA
- a CDS encoding osmoprotectant ABC transporter substrate-binding protein, giving the protein MKKLLLIPLLSALLLSGCALPGLSGPSENTVRIATLDTVESEIWGNTLAQMIEHYTDLDTELVTNLGSTMVLHQAMMQDEVDITATRYTGTDIAGVLNYEDVTDPEEAMDIVQREFDEKFDQTWGDSYGFENSYTISVTQEFAEEEGISHVDDLEPFADDMNFGVDNAWVNRSGDGYDAFTETHFAFGNVYPMAIGLVYEAAASGNMDAVLGYSSDGRIAAYDLKVLDDDFFPPYDASPVARNELLEENPEIEEVMQKLSDTATTEDMQEMNYRGDVELVSPATIARDFLEENNYFEDKEGM; this is encoded by the coding sequence ATGAAGAAACTATTGCTGATCCCCCTTCTTTCGGCACTTCTTCTGTCAGGCTGTGCACTGCCAGGTCTCAGCGGGCCTTCAGAAAACACGGTTCGCATAGCGACGTTAGACACAGTAGAATCTGAAATTTGGGGCAATACACTTGCTCAAATGATTGAGCATTATACAGATTTAGATACAGAATTGGTAACAAATTTAGGATCCACGATGGTTCTCCATCAAGCGATGATGCAAGATGAAGTAGACATTACAGCTACCAGATATACAGGAACCGACATCGCAGGGGTTTTAAACTATGAAGATGTCACAGACCCGGAGGAAGCAATGGACATTGTTCAACGGGAATTTGATGAAAAATTTGACCAGACCTGGGGCGACTCGTACGGTTTTGAAAACAGTTATACTATTTCCGTAACACAAGAATTCGCAGAGGAAGAAGGCATCTCCCATGTTGATGACTTGGAACCCTTCGCTGATGATATGAATTTCGGCGTAGACAATGCCTGGGTCAACCGTTCCGGAGATGGATATGATGCTTTCACAGAGACGCATTTTGCTTTTGGTAATGTTTATCCGATGGCAATTGGTCTTGTGTATGAAGCAGCTGCTTCTGGAAATATGGATGCCGTACTCGGCTATTCCTCAGACGGCAGAATTGCAGCTTATGATTTAAAAGTACTGGATGATGACTTCTTCCCTCCTTACGATGCCTCTCCAGTAGCAAGAAATGAACTGTTGGAGGAAAATCCGGAAATTGAAGAAGTAATGCAAAAGCTGAGCGATACTGCAACAACAGAGGATATGCAAGAAATGAATTACAGAGGCGACGTAGAATTAGTCAGCCCTGCCACCATTGCCCGCGATTTTCTTGAAGAAAATAACTATTTTGAAGACAAGGAGGGAATGTAA
- a CDS encoding betaine/proline/choline family ABC transporter ATP-binding protein (Members of the family are the ATP-binding subunit of ABC transporters for substrates such as betaine, L-proline or other amino acids, choline, carnitine, etc. The substrate specificity is best determined from the substrate-binding subunit, rather than this subunit, as it interacts with the permease subunit and not with substrate directly.): MLEFKEVTKKFDGNDTPSVHKLNLNVERGEFVVFIGPSGCGKTTTMKMINRLIEPTGGEILVDGTNILEQDAVQLRRSIGYVIQQIGLMPHMTVGENISLVGSLLKWNKEKQRERAKELISMVHLPEDYLDRYPHELSGGQQQRIGVLRALATNPPLILMDEPFGALDPITRDGLQEEFKKLQKEMNKTIVFVTHDMDEAIKLADKIVIMNQGEIVQVGTPDDILRHPATEFVEDFIGKDRLLESRPEVTFVEQIMNPDPITIDEESSLRDAIQRMHANRVDSLLVVDESGTLKGYIDIEMVDSNYKKKNHVYEVMDTAKYAVDKNSRLRDTMHRMLRRGSSYVPVVTDDNKLAGIVTRATLADMVYNTIWGDETAEVGKMES, encoded by the coding sequence ATGCTAGAATTTAAAGAAGTCACAAAAAAATTCGACGGAAACGATACTCCTTCTGTTCATAAGCTGAACTTGAACGTGGAGCGGGGAGAATTTGTCGTTTTTATAGGACCAAGCGGATGTGGAAAAACCACAACAATGAAAATGATTAACCGTCTAATCGAACCTACTGGTGGAGAAATTTTGGTAGACGGCACCAATATTTTAGAGCAGGATGCTGTCCAACTTCGACGTTCCATCGGCTATGTCATACAGCAAATTGGTTTAATGCCTCATATGACAGTAGGAGAAAATATATCTCTGGTAGGTTCCCTATTAAAATGGAATAAAGAAAAACAAAGGGAACGGGCTAAAGAACTGATTTCCATGGTTCATTTACCGGAAGATTATTTAGATCGTTATCCGCATGAGTTAAGTGGCGGTCAGCAGCAGCGAATCGGGGTACTTAGGGCGTTGGCTACGAATCCGCCGTTAATTTTAATGGACGAACCTTTTGGCGCACTTGATCCAATCACACGTGACGGCTTACAAGAAGAATTTAAGAAGCTTCAAAAAGAAATGAATAAAACCATTGTATTTGTCACACATGATATGGATGAAGCAATCAAACTCGCTGATAAAATCGTTATCATGAATCAAGGTGAAATTGTCCAGGTTGGTACACCGGATGATATTCTCCGTCATCCAGCAACTGAATTTGTAGAAGACTTTATCGGCAAAGACCGCTTATTAGAAAGCCGTCCGGAAGTCACTTTTGTCGAACAGATTATGAACCCGGACCCGATTACAATAGACGAAGAAAGCAGTTTAAGAGATGCTATCCAAAGAATGCATGCCAATCGGGTTGATTCTCTGCTGGTCGTTGATGAATCCGGTACTTTAAAAGGATATATCGATATTGAAATGGTTGATTCCAACTACAAAAAGAAAAATCATGTTTATGAAGTGATGGATACCGCAAAATATGCGGTTGATAAAAATAGTCGGCTCCGAGATACGATGCATCGTATGCTCCGGCGTGGCAGCAGTTACGTACCAGTTGTAACAGATGATAATAAACTGGCCGGTATTGTAACGAGAGCAACGCTTGCAGATATGGTTTATAACACTATCTGGGGTGATGAAACAGCAGAAGTCGGCAAAATGGAATCCTAA
- a CDS encoding FAD-binding oxidoreductase, with translation MEQLIQALTTTLSNNQISTNDTVKELHSKDETYHQTSLPDVIVYPESTEDVTHIMEVAQKFQAPVTPFGVGTSLEGHVIPYQNGITIDFSSMNQILEIKEGDLLVKVQPGVTREQLNKELKKYGLFFTVDPGANATLGGMAATNASGTTTVKYGVMRDQVRDMEVVLADGSVIHTGSLAAKSASGYHLNGLFIGSEGTLGCFTELTLQVYGIPEHIVAARATFPTLTNAIEAVTSILHAGIPIARVEFVDEASVEQINKFSETDYPVKPTLFLEFHGNASGLQEDVAFTKEIMQDHACDTFTSETDNAARNHLWDARHNLAYAFVHDYTGKKMMLTDVAVPISELANSVIYAGEELEKLDIPGGILGHVGDGNFHSLIMIDMENEEEVKKAKQFNENIVHYALERGGTCTGEHGVGVGKKPYQRQEHGNALDVMTSIKKALDPNNILNPDKIVDIDSGDKL, from the coding sequence ATGGAACAACTTATACAAGCGTTAACAACAACGTTATCCAATAATCAAATCTCTACCAATGACACGGTAAAAGAACTACATAGCAAAGATGAAACCTATCATCAGACAAGCTTGCCGGATGTCATTGTTTACCCAGAATCAACAGAAGATGTCACGCATATTATGGAGGTGGCACAAAAATTCCAAGCGCCAGTGACGCCTTTTGGAGTTGGTACGAGTTTAGAAGGACATGTTATTCCCTATCAAAATGGTATTACCATCGACTTTTCATCGATGAATCAGATTTTGGAAATAAAAGAAGGCGATTTACTTGTTAAAGTCCAGCCAGGAGTCACAAGAGAACAGCTGAATAAAGAATTAAAAAAATACGGTCTGTTTTTCACTGTAGACCCTGGTGCAAATGCCACGCTTGGCGGAATGGCTGCGACGAATGCGAGCGGTACTACGACTGTGAAGTATGGTGTGATGCGCGATCAGGTCCGTGATATGGAAGTCGTACTTGCGGATGGCAGTGTCATCCATACAGGCAGTCTGGCTGCAAAATCTGCATCCGGTTATCATTTAAACGGACTGTTTATCGGTTCGGAAGGAACACTTGGCTGCTTCACTGAACTGACGCTCCAAGTTTATGGCATACCGGAACATATTGTTGCAGCCCGGGCCACTTTCCCGACTCTGACCAATGCCATAGAAGCGGTAACTTCTATTTTGCACGCAGGAATTCCCATCGCTAGAGTGGAGTTTGTGGATGAAGCTTCTGTCGAACAAATTAATAAGTTTAGTGAGACCGATTATCCTGTGAAGCCGACTCTTTTCTTAGAATTTCACGGAAATGCATCCGGTTTACAAGAGGATGTCGCTTTTACCAAAGAAATTATGCAGGACCATGCTTGTGACACATTTACCTCAGAGACAGATAATGCAGCACGTAATCACCTATGGGATGCCCGGCATAATTTAGCATATGCTTTTGTCCATGATTATACCGGGAAAAAGATGATGTTGACAGATGTTGCCGTTCCCATTTCCGAATTAGCAAATTCCGTTATCTATGCCGGGGAAGAATTAGAAAAATTGGATATTCCGGGCGGTATATTAGGGCATGTCGGGGACGGAAATTTCCATTCATTGATTATGATTGATATGGAGAACGAAGAAGAAGTAAAAAAAGCAAAACAATTTAATGAAAATATAGTACATTATGCCTTAGAGCGTGGCGGAACCTGTACAGGAGAACACGGGGTAGGTGTCGGAAAGAAACCTTATCAGCGTCAGGAACACGGTAATGCTCTCGATGTGATGACAAGCATAAAAAAAGCGTTGGATCCGAATAATATTTTAAATCCGGATAAAATTGTCGATATAGACAGCGGGGACAAGTTATGA
- a CDS encoding 3-keto-5-aminohexanoate cleavage protein, whose amino-acid sequence MKNKRIITAALTGAGDTTEKSRHVPITPKEIADAAIESAKAGAAIAHIHVRDPKTGKLSHDVDLFKETVERIRESDTDVIINITAGGGGDFVPDLENPTQGGPGTDIQTPKERHEPVGKLLPELTTLDCGSLNFGNQVYLGPEDWLREHAKMIKESGVKPEMEVFDTGHIRLANQLISEGLVEGSPMYQFCLGIPWGADADAETIEYMKRRVVEGSHWSAFGIGRMQLPIVAQAALLGGNVRVGLEDNLYLEKGVLGTNAQLVDQAVNILNSVKLEPMTAAEARELLSLRKFNS is encoded by the coding sequence ATGAAAAATAAACGTATTATTACCGCAGCATTGACTGGTGCTGGAGATACAACGGAAAAAAGCAGACATGTTCCGATTACACCAAAAGAAATTGCCGACGCTGCGATTGAATCCGCAAAAGCAGGTGCTGCCATTGCACATATTCACGTTCGTGACCCGAAGACGGGAAAACTCAGTCACGATGTGGACCTTTTTAAAGAGACGGTAGAACGAATCCGCGAATCCGACACAGACGTGATTATTAACATTACGGCCGGTGGCGGCGGCGACTTTGTTCCTGATCTCGAAAATCCGACACAGGGCGGACCTGGTACAGATATTCAAACACCAAAAGAGCGGCATGAACCAGTCGGAAAACTGCTTCCGGAACTCACTACACTGGACTGTGGCAGCTTGAACTTTGGCAATCAGGTTTACTTAGGACCGGAAGATTGGTTACGTGAGCATGCCAAGATGATTAAAGAAAGCGGCGTAAAACCGGAAATGGAAGTATTTGATACAGGGCATATCCGCCTTGCCAATCAATTGATTTCAGAAGGATTGGTGGAAGGATCGCCGATGTATCAGTTTTGTCTTGGTATTCCATGGGGCGCAGATGCAGATGCAGAAACGATCGAATATATGAAAAGACGCGTTGTCGAAGGGTCCCACTGGTCCGCTTTCGGTATCGGCCGTATGCAGCTGCCGATCGTAGCGCAGGCTGCTTTACTTGGCGGAAATGTCCGTGTTGGATTAGAAGATAATCTATACTTGGAAAAAGGTGTACTCGGCACCAATGCGCAGCTGGTAGACCAAGCTGTTAACATTTTAAACAGTGTAAAGCTGGAACCAATGACAGCAGCTGAAGCAAGAGAACTGTTAAGTTTAAGAAAATTTAATTCCTAA
- a CDS encoding ABC transporter permease, whose protein sequence is MSAWEQFITYVSQNGFYIWTEFYRHFLMAAYGVLFASIVSIPIGILIARYGKLSSWVLTLGSIIQTIPVLGFMAITMVVMGLGTTTVVVTVFFYSLLPIIQNTYVGIIGVDQTVKEAAYASGMTRFQLLIKVELPLAISVMMAGIRTALVVGIGVVAIGTFVGAGGLGSIIVRGTNATDGTSIILAGAVPTALMAIAADLIMGKIERMLNPVNN, encoded by the coding sequence ATGAGCGCCTGGGAACAATTTATCACCTATGTATCTCAAAATGGTTTTTACATTTGGACAGAATTTTATCGCCACTTTTTAATGGCTGCTTATGGGGTTCTTTTCGCTTCTATTGTTTCCATCCCAATCGGCATCCTGATTGCCAGGTATGGTAAATTGAGCAGCTGGGTATTGACACTTGGCAGTATCATTCAAACCATCCCAGTATTAGGATTTATGGCAATCACAATGGTTGTCATGGGTCTTGGTACGACTACCGTTGTCGTAACGGTATTTTTCTATTCCCTGCTGCCTATTATTCAAAATACCTACGTAGGCATCATTGGCGTAGATCAGACAGTAAAAGAAGCTGCCTATGCTTCAGGCATGACACGTTTCCAACTGCTGATAAAAGTCGAATTGCCTCTTGCTATCAGTGTCATGATGGCAGGTATCCGTACAGCGCTAGTTGTCGGCATCGGTGTTGTTGCAATCGGAACTTTTGTCGGCGCAGGAGGACTCGGCTCTATTATCGTACGAGGAACCAATGCGACAGATGGAACATCCATTATTTTAGCAGGCGCTGTTCCTACTGCATTAATGGCCATTGCAGCGGATTTAATTATGGGTAAAATTGAAAGAATGTTAAACCCGGTAAATAATTAA